The proteins below are encoded in one region of Sedimentibacter sp. zth1:
- a CDS encoding single-stranded DNA-binding protein yields the protein MNNVQLSGRLTKDVDLKYLQDGKAVSKFNLAVDMGLSKTKKKELEKKNKATAEFIPIIAYGKIAENVANYLEKGSQVLINARIHTARYEKDGENRFITQIIAQNVEFIGSKKKDNNTSDDVPSIFESNDGCFLDNPNDEGFTE from the coding sequence ATGAATAATGTACAATTAAGTGGAAGATTAACTAAGGATGTGGATTTAAAGTATTTACAAGATGGAAAAGCCGTATCAAAATTTAATTTAGCAGTTGATATGGGACTATCTAAGACAAAGAAAAAAGAATTAGAAAAAAAGAATAAGGCAACAGCAGAATTTATACCAATAATAGCTTATGGTAAAATTGCTGAAAACGTAGCAAATTATTTAGAAAAAGGTTCACAAGTATTAATTAATGCGAGAATTCATACAGCAAGATATGAAAAAGATGGAGAAAACAGATTTATAACACAAATAATAGCGCAGAATGTTGAGTTCATCGGTAGTAAAAAGAAGGATAACAATACATCAGATGATGTGCCTTCAATATTTGAAAGTAATGATGGATGTTTCTTGGACAATCCCAATGATGAAGGTTTTACGGAATAA
- a CDS encoding RadC family protein, which yields MMEITKYRIELVRENSKLYDIANDKATTPESVYEIIKDRFNISSLAEEIFGILCLDTKNNIVGTFQVSHGNLDGCTVHPREIFKRAMLVNSASIILFHNHPSGEPEPSKEDKNVTNRLIEAGKILGIRILDHIIACDSYFLSFKEHGYC from the coding sequence ATGATGGAAATTACAAAATATAGAATAGAATTAGTAAGAGAAAATAGTAAGTTATATGATATAGCTAATGACAAAGCAACAACACCAGAAAGTGTATACGAAATAATAAAGGATAGGTTTAATATTAGTAGTTTGGCAGAAGAAATATTTGGGATATTATGTTTAGACACAAAAAATAACATTGTTGGAACATTTCAAGTGTCTCATGGTAATTTGGATGGCTGTACAGTACATCCAAGAGAAATATTCAAAAGGGCAATGTTAGTGAACTCGGCATCCATTATATTATTTCATAATCATCCAAGCGGTGAACCTGAGCCCTCTAAAGAGGATAAAAATGTAACCAATAGACTCATTGAAGCTGGAAAAATCTTAGGAATTAGAATTCTAGATCATATTATAGCATGTGATAGTTATTTTCTAAGCTTCAAAGAGCATGGATATTGTTAA
- a CDS encoding DUF5348 domain-containing protein, with amino-acid sequence MKSKEVMNDLSKIAICINNLFEKTTSSSFDDLDENIQYEDDPNDRMLSCEIYYILEKLDDVKHTLDYINKNVKSEGCLMKNSNDRYELNNFEFHCGYSIEALIYDSDIEKDCWVHSRIEHDGERYYLVGHNDLVLDGVRARIRY; translated from the coding sequence ATGAAATCAAAAGAAGTTATGAATGATTTAAGTAAAATAGCTATATGTATAAATAATCTTTTTGAAAAAACTACTAGTAGTAGTTTTGATGATTTGGATGAAAATATTCAGTATGAAGATGATCCAAATGATAGAATGTTGAGCTGTGAAATATATTATATATTAGAGAAATTAGATGATGTTAAGCATACATTAGATTACATAAATAAGAATGTAAAATCTGAAGGCTGTCTAATGAAAAATTCAAATGATAGATACGAGTTAAATAATTTTGAATTTCATTGTGGTTATTCTATAGAAGCTTTAATATATGATAGTGACATCGAAAAAGATTGTTGGGTGCATAGTAGAATTGAACATGATGGAGAAAGATATTATTTAGTTGGACATAATGATTTAGTACTAGATGGAGTAAGAGCTAGAATAAGATACTAA
- a CDS encoding DUF5697 family protein, which yields MELTKKEGEILDFIKKYKCCKKEHIQAFIDVAQLDKRLIRLVWRNEIIIEDEIIKLKENNVDLEGMREQLNMIKVLDVVTLLKNEGRIKEIEIMDLPYYIMARSAKKDVYMYFTFVNKGLEMIKLKLIDNENKGNTMLILENSTQIEYLKILTTKVKKVIIYEDFLKTNQI from the coding sequence ATGGAACTTACTAAAAAAGAAGGAGAAATACTGGATTTTATAAAAAAATATAAGTGCTGCAAAAAAGAGCATATACAAGCTTTTATTGATGTAGCACAACTTGATAAAAGGTTAATTCGTCTTGTATGGAGAAATGAAATAATTATTGAAGACGAAATAATCAAACTGAAAGAAAATAATGTTGATTTAGAAGGAATGCGTGAACAGCTAAATATGATAAAAGTTCTTGATGTTGTTACTCTTCTAAAAAATGAAGGTAGAATTAAAGAAATAGAGATTATGGATCTTCCATATTACATAATGGCTCGTTCTGCAAAAAAAGACGTTTATATGTATTTTACTTTCGTTAATAAGGGTTTAGAAATGATAAAATTAAAACTTATTGATAATGAAAATAAAGGAAATACAATGTTAATTCTAGAAAATAGCACACAGATAGAATATCTTAAAATACTTACAACAAAAGTAAAAAAGGTTATTATTTACGAGGATTTTTTAAAAACAAATCAAATATAA
- a CDS encoding ParA family protein, protein MSKIISIINQKGGVGKTTTTINLGVALAKLDKKVLLVDFDPQANLTIGLGFDPDEIKNTISSMIRKRIADDNCEINIVDYILKAENLDIIPSDIGLSGIEMLLFNTMNRENVFKNIIEEIKVNYDYILIDCMPSLNILPINALVASDSVIIPVQAHFYSLTGMEQLFETIKKVRRQINRNLEIEGVLLTMYDSRTSLSREVEKTLKSIYGETINIFKNKIVISTKAAEAPSQGKSLLSYQPRAEAAKNYHMLAEELLSI, encoded by the coding sequence ATGAGTAAAATAATAAGCATTATTAATCAAAAAGGTGGAGTAGGAAAAACAACAACAACTATTAACTTAGGAGTAGCATTAGCAAAGTTAGATAAAAAAGTTTTATTAGTGGATTTTGATCCTCAAGCAAATTTAACAATTGGTCTTGGATTTGATCCAGATGAAATAAAAAATACAATATCAAGCATGATAAGAAAAAGAATTGCAGATGATAACTGTGAAATAAACATAGTTGATTACATATTAAAAGCTGAAAATTTAGATATAATACCTAGTGATATAGGTTTATCAGGAATTGAGATGTTGTTATTTAATACAATGAATAGAGAAAATGTTTTTAAAAATATCATAGAGGAAATAAAAGTTAACTACGATTACATACTGATAGATTGTATGCCTAGCTTGAACATATTACCAATAAATGCTTTGGTTGCATCTGACAGTGTTATAATACCTGTTCAAGCGCATTTTTACTCACTTACAGGTATGGAACAACTTTTTGAAACAATAAAAAAAGTTAGAAGGCAAATAAATAGAAATTTGGAGATAGAGGGTGTACTACTAACCATGTATGATAGTAGAACTAGCCTAAGTCGAGAAGTTGAAAAAACACTTAAAAGCATATATGGAGAAACAATAAACATATTCAAAAACAAAATAGTCATATCAACAAAAGCAGCAGAAGCACCATCACAAGGGAAAAGTTTATTAAGTTATCAACCAAGAGCAGAAGCAGCAAAAAATTATCATATGCTTGCAGAAGAACTGCTAAGTATATAG